In Desulfosudis oleivorans Hxd3, the DNA window GGGCCGTGTGCGTGACCTGCAACCCTCTCTATACACCGTCGGAACTCAATTACCAGCTCAAGGACTCGGGATCAAAGGTGGTCTTCTGCATGGACCATCCCCAGTTCTACCCCACCACGGTGCAGGCGATTCAGGAGACCGGTGTTGAAACCGTGGTCATCTGTAACGTCAAGGCCTTTCTGCCGCCGGTCAAGCGGATTCTGGGCGCCCTGCTCAACAAGATTCCAAAGGCCGAAAGCCACGAGCCCGGCCACGTGATGTACGACGAGATCATGGCGTCCTATCCGGCCCAGGCCCCGGATGTTGAAATCAATCCCTCTGAGGACCTGGCCCTGATCATCTACACCGGCGGCACCACCGGCGTGCCCAAGGGCGCGGCCCTGACCCATGCCAACTTCGTGTTTGATGTCAAGGCCATGGACGAGTGGGTCTATCTCTCCCAGGAGCCCGGGGCCCCGCCGGAAAAGATTCGCAAAGGCGGGTTTCACTGCTACATCGGGGTCCTGCCCTGGTACCACAGCTTCGGCATGACCATGTGCATGCTCACCTCCTGCGCCAGCGGCAGCCGGCTGATCTGCGTGCCCGATCCCCGGGCCGGCAACCCGCCCTTTACTGAGGTGCTCAAGCTGGTTCAGACCTACCGGCCTACCATTCTCGTGGGCGTGCCCACCATCTTTTCGGCTTTTGAAAATCATCCCCTTCTGGACAAATACGACCTGAGTTCCCTGATTTGCTGCGCCTCCGGCGGGGCCCCGCTTCCCGTGGAACTGGCCAAAAACTTCGAGGCCAAGACCGGCTCCATCATCTTTGAAGGCTACGGGCTGAGCGAAACTTCGCCGGTGATCACCGGCAATCCCAGCGACAAGGACCTTCGCCTGTTCGGGTCCGTGGGTTTTCCCGTTTCCAACACCGACATCAAGATCGTGGACTCTGAAACCGGCATAACCGTATTGCCCCAGGGTGAGGACGGGGAGATCGCCGTAAACGGTCCCCAGGTGATGAAGGGCTACTGGCAGAAGCCGGACGCGGACAAAGAGGTATTCCGTGAAATTGATGGAAAGCGTTATTTTCTCACCGGCGACATCGGCCATATCGATGAGAACGGGTACATTCTCATCACGGATCGCAAAAAGGACCTGATCCTGGTGGGCGGGTTCAACTGCTATCCCCGGGAGGTGGAGGAGGTGCTGTTCCAGCATCCCAAGGTGGCCCAGGCCGCTGTTGTCGGCGTGCCCGATCCCAGAAGCGGGGAAGCGGTCAAGGCCTATGTGCAGCTTCGGGAAGGCATGACCGCCACCGAGCAGGAGATTCTCGACTTCTGCAAGGAGAAGCTGGCCGGCTACAAGCGGCCCCGCGCCATTGAATTCCGGGACGCCCTGCCCACGTCCCCGGTGGGCAAGGTCCTGCGCCGGGTGCTGAAGGAGGAGGCAAAGCAAAAATAAGGGATCAAGGGATCAAGTGGGATTGGCGTTCCTGAACCGGCAGGGCACGATCCCTTATCCCTGTCATCGAAATCGGTATCGGTATCGAAATCGAATCCACGGGTGGCACGAGCCAGAGCGGCAGCCTTGCCCGTGCTTTGTTTCCGGGCAAACCCGGGAGCGCCGCACCCCGGTGCGGCAACTCAAACGGCAGGCCACGCTTCAACAAACTTTCATGACGTTTTCCTGTTTGTAGTGACGCCGTCAGGCGTTTGAAACCGTTCTGCCGAATGCCCTTACGGGCACACTACAAACCCTGGTGTTTTCCCCCGGCCCGTCTCCACAATGATGCCCCCCGCCCGTTGCGGCGCAGCCGAGCCGCAGGGCGCGGTTCTTTTGGTACTTTTCTTGCCGTCAAGAAAAGTACACGGAAAAAAGGAGAAGAAAAATAGGTTTTAATGGTAAAGATGGCTTCGCCTGCGGCGCAATGATGAATGAAAGTTGAGCCGTCGGGACGCGATCAGCCGGTGATTCGATCCCGATCCCGATAGCGATAGCGATCCCGATCTGGAGAGGGGGAGGCCTTGTAGCTGGATGCCGGGCAGGGTAGGGGCGGCCGGCGGCCGCCCGACTGATGGGCAACCGCAGGTTGCCCCTACATAATCACCGCTGTTTTATTCCGATACCGGTTTTCCCTGCTTCAACCCCTGGTTGAGCTGTTCAAACAGTTTTCGCTTGCGTTCCTCTTCTTTGGCCTTGATCTCTTCTATCTTTTTGTCCCGCTCCTGCTGGGTTTTTTTAAACTTTTCGATCTCCTCTTCCATGCCGCTGGTGGGAAGATCTCTGGAAATCTCCTCAATCGCTGTATGGTCCAGCACAAAGAGCCGGGCTCCGTAGGCCCCCTCCACCGCCTCCACGATCCCCTTTTTTTCCAGCTTGCGGCAGACCAGGAGCACCTCCTCGGAAGATGTGCCAAGCAGGCCCTCTACATCCTCTGCCGTCGGCGGTTTGTTGTTCAGGTAGGTCAGAACGCGGATTGCCGCCACCACCAGGTGCGCTTTTTTATATAACGAAAGAGCTTCCATCGGGCCTCCTGTCTGTTGCCGGCATTTGGGCCGGGCCTGTTCAAACCCGGCTTCATTCAGGGCGTGAACTGCTCTTCACGCCCTTTTTTCAGGCAATTATAAGCCGCTTCCGGCCTTGACACAAGCGCCTTTTGATAGTAGCATCGGCTTGATTTTTCCAGCACGCGACTTTCAGCCGCCAACCCCTTCCATGGAGGAGAAAGATGATTGAAATCATAGAGGTACAGGCAAGAGAAATCCTGGATTCACGGGGAAACCCCACCGTTGAGGTGGATGTCACCCTTTCCGGCGGCGCCACCGGAAGGGCGGCGGTGCCGTCCGGGGCCTCCACCGGCACCCGGGAGGCCCTTGAGCTGCGCGACACGCGCAAAAAACGGTACCTGGGCAAGGGCGTTGAAAAGGCGGTGGAAAATGTCAACACCCTCATCGGACCGGTTCTGTACGGCATGCCGGCGGACGAGCAGTTCATGGTGGACAGCACCATGATCGGCCTGGACGGCACAGCCAACAAGTCCAAGCTGGGGGCCAACGCCATTCTGGGGGTCTCCATGGCCGTGGCCCGGGCCGCGGCCGACGCCTATGAGCTGCCCCTTTACCGGTACCTGGGCGGCATTCACGCAAAGCACCTGCCCATGCCCATGATGAACATCGTCAACGGCGGGGCTCACGCGGCCAACAGCTTGGACATTCAGGAGTTCATGATCATTCCCGTGGGCGGCAAAACCATTGCCGAGTGCGTGCGCATGGGCGCCGAGGTGTTTCA includes these proteins:
- a CDS encoding long-chain-fatty-acid--CoA ligase, which encodes MSIQPWPTTNWPKGVSREIADFEHPLFSFLDDAARDYPDNVYTIFNGGTRTFAQVKQAADRVANFLAASGIKKGDRVAIFLPNLPHYPEIYFGILKAGAVCVTCNPLYTPSELNYQLKDSGSKVVFCMDHPQFYPTTVQAIQETGVETVVICNVKAFLPPVKRILGALLNKIPKAESHEPGHVMYDEIMASYPAQAPDVEINPSEDLALIIYTGGTTGVPKGAALTHANFVFDVKAMDEWVYLSQEPGAPPEKIRKGGFHCYIGVLPWYHSFGMTMCMLTSCASGSRLICVPDPRAGNPPFTEVLKLVQTYRPTILVGVPTIFSAFENHPLLDKYDLSSLICCASGGAPLPVELAKNFEAKTGSIIFEGYGLSETSPVITGNPSDKDLRLFGSVGFPVSNTDIKIVDSETGITVLPQGEDGEIAVNGPQVMKGYWQKPDADKEVFREIDGKRYFLTGDIGHIDENGYILITDRKKDLILVGGFNCYPREVEEVLFQHPKVAQAAVVGVPDPRSGEAVKAYVQLREGMTATEQEILDFCKEKLAGYKRPRAIEFRDALPTSPVGKVLRRVLKEEAKQK